The following nucleotide sequence is from Trichormus variabilis 0441.
ATTGGCTGTTTAAAGGAGCGCATAAGGAAACGAAAAAGTGAGCAAACGCAGATTTTCCAGTCCCGTAAACACTTGTTATAGTCCAAGCACGATTCTCGGATTTTCCAGTTAGTCCAGCTAATATTCGTTTAGTTGCATCTACTGACCTTTCAGTCAAAATATAACCCTGCAAGGACTCAATCTTATCAAAGTCTCGCTCAAGGTTAATAGAACGAGAATAACGACGTTTGAGGCTAAAATAATCAGATAAGGCTTTGTTCATCGATCTGTCTAACTAACCCTGTGTTTATAGTACTTATCTAAAATATCCTTTGCTAAAGCTTCTGGCTCGGATGTAAAGGAAAATTGAATTAGCCCTGATGAATCAGAAAGTGAAATCGAGGTTGACCACCTAGCAACTTGTTCAATGGCATCACACACAGCACTTTCTGAAAGTTTGAAAATCATTCCAGGACTGCCGATATCGTAAACTAGACGGGAAATAGAAATAGTTCTCTGCTCACGTCCTACAAAGCTGGCATACTCAAGACAGGCAGCAACTAATATTTCTGCTGGTAAGTTTCCTTTATAACCAACTCGAAAAGTAAAATGCCGTGAATCTCCTGCGGTATGAATGATTCCTAGTTGAGTAAAAGGACAGTCTAAACTTTCTTCTGTTATACCTACCTTAGTATTTGCCTGTTCTACATACATTCGCAAAATACAGGATACATCTTTCTTTAACGATGATTCAGCAATACGTGGTGCAATACTATCTCTGTAAGTACACAAAGCATTAAATAAATCATCTTGTGAAAATTCGTTTTCTCTAAAAATATTAAAAGTAAAATACCAAGCAGCTGCATTACAACTTGGTTTTAGCAAGTTCCAGTGTAAAAGCCACAGTGTTGCAGGATCTTCTAAAAAGATATCCCAGCCATCTTCTCCTAATAGAAGATTACCAAACTCTGACGGTTCATCATTCTCTAATACCTTAAAAGCATTGCACCAGTAGCGAATAGCGCTTACCATGTTTTTCCCAACACCTAATCTTACAGGTGCATCCTCTTGTAAAAAGATTTTGGGATTAACTTGAGCCATATCAAACCCTTTTTTTATCCACCCATAACGTGGATGAAATGTCTCATGACGGGCAAAAGCTGGATTGACATTAGTTATTTCCTTAACAATGCCATCTAAGTTGAGGCTGATTTGTTTAACCATAAATATTTCTAGACGTTAATAGAATAACTAATAAAATTTATTAAGATCCCAACTATTATAAGAAAATCCATATTAAGTGATATTTGATTGAGCGGTTAACAAACGGATACTATCCAGTAAATAAGCAATGGTTCAGCATAATGGCAGCTTTAAAAAGCCAGAGGAGACTTCTTTAATAAAAGAAACCAAGGCTTCTAATATACATGAACTAGGCAGTGTTGCAAATATGAATTTAAGTGAACAGCATCAACTTATACTTGAACCAAGCATGATAGCTCAAGCTTGCAAGCGCTGTCCAGTTGGTAAGCTGCTACCAGATGCTTTTTATATTCATATTTCAGCACTCAGTGCTTTAGAACCTCTGTTACAAGAATGCGAAAGTTCGGCTAGAAGTGCCTGTCTCAAAACTGAGACACCAACGCTTGTAAAATTTAATACTAGAAAGAGCGTAATTTCTTACTTATTCTACCCAGATTTTGATATTGAAGCACATCCGGCTTTAAAAGCAAGTATTCAAGTCGAGCTTAACACTTTAGAAGTCGCTTACAGAGACTATAGTAACTCTAAGAATCCTCCTATTCTTCATCGGAAAGAAACATTTGTTACCCGCGAATATCCGTTTTATCAAAAATTTGCTGAACTTACTCATGCTGAGGAAGCTTTAGGTTTGCTCAATAGTCCCAAAAGCATTGGCACAAGAAAAGGATGGCAACAGCGTTTACAAGCTTATAATATTGAGATTCAAGAACATCGCTTGATTCAACGTCAAACAGTAACTATTAACAATGAATCTCGGATACAACAAATAGACCGTCACAAAGCAGCTATTGTTCGTAATGATTTTTCCCGTCCTGTACGTTTAGCTTTAGAAGCAGGCTTATTTACACAACATATAACTTTTTTTGATTATGGTTGTGGTCATGGGGGTGATGTTAAGCGCATTGCTCAACAAGGATATACCAGCATGGGTTATGACCCTTTCTACTCTCCTAATAGTCCTCAAATTCCTGCTGATATCGTTAATCTTGGTTATGTGATTAACGTTATTGAAGACACAGGTGAACGACGGGAAGCTTTGCTCAAAGCCTGGGAATTAACCCGTAAAGTATTGCTTGTTGCTGCTCAAGTTACACTAGCTGACACAAATAAAGGTACAGTTGCATATGGTGATGGAGTAGTTACTACCCGTAATACATTTCAAAAATATTACGAGCAGGAAGAACTGAAAACCTATATTGACCAAGTTCTTGGTGTTGATGCTATTCCTGTAGCATTAGGCGTTTATTTTATTTTTCGAGATGAGGCTCAAGCTCAGTTATTTCGTGCCTCTCGCTTCCGTTCTCGTACTACAACGCCTAGAGTCCGTTCTCGTATTAAGCGATTTGAAGATTATCAAGAACTACTGACACCTTTAATGTCTTTTGTTACCGAACGTGGTCGTCTTCCAAGTAAAGGGGAATTAGCACAGGAAGCTGATATTAATGCGGAATTTGGCAGCTTGCGGCGTGCATTTCAATTAATTCTGCAAGCTACAGATGCTAAAGAATGGGAGGAAATTGCTGAAAAACGACGGCAAGATTTAATGGTTTATTTAGCACTGTGTCAATTTAATCGTCGGCCAAAATTAGGCGAATTAGCATTAGAAGCTCAAGAAGATATCCTAGCTTTATTTGGTACATACAAACAAGCTTGGCTAAATGCTGACCAAATGTTACGTAGTTTAGGAGATTTAGAAAATATTGCGAAATGTTGCCAAAATAGCCCAATTGGAAAAAAAATCCCTAATTCTTTGTGGATACATATCTCGACATTACAAAAACTTGACCCGCTACTACGTCTTTATGAGGGATGTGCTAGCCGAGCTATAGGAAGTTTAGAAGAAGCAAATGTAATTAAATTCCACAGTAATAAACCAAAAATTTCTTATTTATTTTATCCAGAGTTTGATGATAATCCCCATCCCGCATTACAAACCAGCATGGAAATTGACCTACTTGATTTACGGGTAACTTACCGTGACTATAACACTGACGATGACCCACCAATATTACATTGTAAGGACGCTTTAGTTGATACTGATTATCCGCTTTATGAGCAGTTTGCCAAGCTAACTCGCAAAGAAGAAGATTGGGGGCTACTTGATGATTGGCGACTTATTAATCATCGCTCTGGTTGGCTCAGATGTCTTAAAGAAAACTGTGTAATCCTTAAAGGATATCAATTATCTTGGCAAAAGGATGCTGATCCATACAAGCTTAAAATATTGCGTTCTGCTGCTCAAAGTCGTCAAAGAAAAAGACGTAGTAGCAACAACAATAAATCTCCTGAAACAACCCCTTCTATCACTGATGAGTTAAATGAAAGTTAAATCAGCTAGGTTATTAAAATGTAGCTCACATCAAACTTACATATGGGTCAATTCACAAGCTTTTTCAGTTTCAGAAATTGTATACAATTCAAGCTATAACGTTATATTCTAGCTCAATCAAATTCAATAGCTTATCTTCCATAGCAGTAAGATAAGGACGATTCAACTTTCCTAATGACTGCAACAGATTTTTCACTGTCTCTTCCAATGATTCAGAATATATTCTATTGAGGCGATCGCAAATCTGCTGCATCTGCTCACACTCAGCAGGCAAGTAAGCGAAGGACTTTAGATGCTTCAGCCCAACCGTTAGTTCTGTATCCCAAGTTCTGACAGTGCAACTAAACTTCCCTACATGGGTCACGATACCCCAGCAACTGCCTTTACCCCTGAGTTCGGGATTGTCCTTGGCTAAGATTTGGCAGACCTCACATCTGGTAGCTGTTAGGTACTTGGGTACGTCCCATTATTCGCTGCACTAGATCCTTAACTATGCGACTTCATGAAACTTTGCCCCCAGCTTGTTTCTACTGTTTGCCGCCATAATTACTGTTGAGTTCCTAATTTTTTCAAGAATTAAATTTCCGCAATCGTGCTTCACCATAAATGTATTGACCTAAAGCATTTGCTTGACGAGAAGGTGCAGCTAAGTGAGCATTAATCCTAGCTTCCTTAAGTAGACGTTGCACGTCTTCCCAGAAAATTTCTCCACCCCCACCTGTAATGATTAAATTTGTTACCCTGTTCATTGTCCAATCTTCTTGTTCGTCTAACCAAGCAAGAATACGAGAGCAAATTTCACGAGAAAAACACTCTATAAGGTTAGGGAGAAAATCATCTAGATTGATGGCTTTACTAGCACCTTTAGGACGATAGAAGCGTTCTTCCTTGGGTTTTGTAATAGCAGAAATTAATGCTAAAGATTGACTATCTGCACCTTCAATTTCAGATGCAATCAATTCATATAACTTGTTCATGCCAAAATATTCACTTTTAGAAGCATCCTTAACAAAGCAAAAATTATTTAGCATGATGATATTAGTGCTTTCATATCCAATATCAATAATAGCTACACTATTTTTAGTGAAATCAGGAACATCTCCTCTTTTTTTAGGTTGAGCTTCTTTCCAGAGCAAACTACCATAACCCTCTGGCATTACCCATACCTTAGTAATATTGAAATATACTGATTCTCCACGGAATTTCATTATATGAGGGCCAGCAATAATACTAATTAACTCTGTTTTCTCTATCTCAAATTGTTCTGAGCATAAGAAAGGTAAACTTATCACAACGGATATTTCATCTTTAAGTTTAAAGTAGCCAATTGCAGCTAATATTTTTGCCAACGCATCTTCTACTTTAGATTGTCCAACACCAAGATTTGCACCTAATTTAGCCCCTAATTGACCAACAGCATAACCACTGCCTTTATATTCCAGCCATAAATTCATTAAAGGATCAGTTGGTATACTACTATATTTATATATAGCACCAGTAAAAATTTGTTCA
It contains:
- a CDS encoding ParM/StbA family protein; protein product: MEVTKEINLIIPSDTDSTNILSVDLGRAFTKACISREPSSVVFIPANVKHIPFEQIFTGAIYKYSSIPTDPLMNLWLEYKGSGYAVGQLGAKLGANLGVGQSKVEDALAKILAAIGYFKLKDEISVVISLPFLCSEQFEIEKTELISIIAGPHIMKFRGESVYFNITKVWVMPEGYGSLLWKEAQPKKRGDVPDFTKNSVAIIDIGYESTNIIMLNNFCFVKDASKSEYFGMNKLYELIASEIEGADSQSLALISAITKPKEERFYRPKGASKAINLDDFLPNLIECFSREICSRILAWLDEQEDWTMNRVTNLIITGGGGEIFWEDVQRLLKEARINAHLAAPSRQANALGQYIYGEARLRKFNS
- a CDS encoding DNA phosphorothioation-associated putative methyltransferase, which produces MVQHNGSFKKPEETSLIKETKASNIHELGSVANMNLSEQHQLILEPSMIAQACKRCPVGKLLPDAFYIHISALSALEPLLQECESSARSACLKTETPTLVKFNTRKSVISYLFYPDFDIEAHPALKASIQVELNTLEVAYRDYSNSKNPPILHRKETFVTREYPFYQKFAELTHAEEALGLLNSPKSIGTRKGWQQRLQAYNIEIQEHRLIQRQTVTINNESRIQQIDRHKAAIVRNDFSRPVRLALEAGLFTQHITFFDYGCGHGGDVKRIAQQGYTSMGYDPFYSPNSPQIPADIVNLGYVINVIEDTGERREALLKAWELTRKVLLVAAQVTLADTNKGTVAYGDGVVTTRNTFQKYYEQEELKTYIDQVLGVDAIPVALGVYFIFRDEAQAQLFRASRFRSRTTTPRVRSRIKRFEDYQELLTPLMSFVTERGRLPSKGELAQEADINAEFGSLRRAFQLILQATDAKEWEEIAEKRRQDLMVYLALCQFNRRPKLGELALEAQEDILALFGTYKQAWLNADQMLRSLGDLENIAKCCQNSPIGKKIPNSLWIHISTLQKLDPLLRLYEGCASRAIGSLEEANVIKFHSNKPKISYLFYPEFDDNPHPALQTSMEIDLLDLRVTYRDYNTDDDPPILHCKDALVDTDYPLYEQFAKLTRKEEDWGLLDDWRLINHRSGWLRCLKENCVILKGYQLSWQKDADPYKLKILRSAAQSRQRKRRSSNNNKSPETTPSITDELNES
- a CDS encoding DUF4007 family protein, yielding MVKQISLNLDGIVKEITNVNPAFARHETFHPRYGWIKKGFDMAQVNPKIFLQEDAPVRLGVGKNMVSAIRYWCNAFKVLENDEPSEFGNLLLGEDGWDIFLEDPATLWLLHWNLLKPSCNAAAWYFTFNIFRENEFSQDDLFNALCTYRDSIAPRIAESSLKKDVSCILRMYVEQANTKVGITEESLDCPFTQLGIIHTAGDSRHFTFRVGYKGNLPAEILVAACLEYASFVGREQRTISISRLVYDIGSPGMIFKLSESAVCDAIEQVARWSTSISLSDSSGLIQFSFTSEPEALAKDILDKYYKHRVS